A segment of the Lycium ferocissimum isolate CSIRO_LF1 chromosome 10, AGI_CSIRO_Lferr_CH_V1, whole genome shotgun sequence genome:
TGTTTTTAAGGAAGGTGATTTTGCTGATCAAGGGGATGGACTTACCATTTTTGAATCAACTGAGAGAATGTCTACGATTGTTAACTATTCAGATCTCACCACCCAAATGGACCTGCCTGGATTACTTGCAGGAGAGAGTGGAAATATAACCCATTCATCATTTTCGGAAGAGCTTCAGAATGAAAGTAATCAGGGGAAGTCCAGTGCAGCTCAGCAACAGGATGAGGATTCTTTTGATAAAAAGGAGCATGAATCAACACAAGCAGTGTTATCACCCTCTTTTAAGTGTCATGAAAACATCAGCTCTATCGAGGAAGGTAAACAAGTTCTGATCCACCGGATTTGTCTGATATATTTTGAACTTTTAGCGTTGACTATACTAATTATGGATTTGTTATGTCATTTAGGCTTAGCTGATGAAGATACATTGATCTCTGAGCAAAATAATGACTTGGCTGAAAAGAAAGTACCATTAACCCCAGCAGGAGTAGCTAAAACTTCTTTTGCCAAGCACTTGAATTCTactgtgaagaagaagaatgccAGAAGCGTTCTTATCCATGGAACCCCCAACAAACTATCCCAGATAGCTGACATGAAAGAAAATGCTCCAAGTGTTAAGGGAGATGTTGGCACTTTAACAGCATTAAGACCAGAAAAGAGGCGTGCTTTGGATATCCTCCCaaggaaatagaagaaaaatttctgtaattcttttcaatttttcttgttaCGGTTGTCCTGGTTTGATTGCTGCAGCCATATCTCATGGCCTATATTTCTGTTACATGAGATAAGACCTGCAatggtttttttcttttggtgcttGAAAGTGGTGAGAACAAACAGATTATgtaattatttcatgtttatgtTACCATATGGGTTTGACTTAGTAAGTAGTCTTCTGACAGATAATTTCTAATTGTAAGGATTATTACCAAATCTCTAACTACTGAATTATTCCAAATTAACTCACAGGTGCTTCTTAAACCACCTGTGTTACTTTTGACACTTTCAAAATTCATTCCAATTTATCCAATTATTTGTCTTTTAATGCAAAAGATTTTAAGGGAGCTAACTATTTCGATAATATTTCTAAAGATGAGAATGTGGAAAGAAAATCTTTACTTGCCTTGGGCACTGAATAATCACTGCAACTCCAGGAACAATATGATGTTGGGCATATTTAGTAATGCTTTAATATCAGTTTCCTAGTAATTTCCGCGTCCTTGAGTGTATTTTAGTGTTGAATATGCCCAACTTCTCTTAGTTGTGAATTTTCTACTCATGGGATGGTAATGTGTTGTGcagtgaaataattttggagCAAAAGAATGTGCCGAGGGAAATCACACAAATACAAAACCTTAATGAAATTTCATATGGAGCTTTTGCAGTACATTGtgtgtgtactctttttcccttttctttacTTCCTCCGTTTCATAATAAATGGTGTTTTaagcttttcattttgtttcaaaataagtgatgctttaggatttcaaaaacaaattgatcttattcttccataattatccttatttacataatcaagaatcattaagtagCTATTCTTTTTTCTAGGCATTTATTTAGggataagttagtaaaaacactcctaaTGTTCTAAGAGTGAGcactttcttaaggggtgtgcataagctaaaaaacccacttattatgaaacggaTGGAGTATCTTATTAAAGGCCAGGTCACAAGGACAACTTTTAAATTACCAACTTCTTTCTCTAAAAGGTTTTATTTCTCCTAATTGCATCACTCAAATTATTTCACAAATAGATTCTTTTACCTGGTCTACTGTGGAAAAATATTGTTAGTTAATTCGTTTTAGCTTATCCTTCAAGTGGTGTACTAGACCATCTCATCACTTAACTTTTCCCTCGAAAAGTTCAATGGTAAAAAAAGCCCAGGGAAGAAACAACTAAGAAATAGTATCACCAATTATGATCAAGCTTTTGAAACTAGTGAAATGCCAGTAGCATTTTCAGAGTTAATACAAGAAATCTCTTCAACTATTTTCTCAAGTGCAATTTCATCTTTTAGTATACCTGTATGAGAAACCCCCAGTAACTTGGTCACTTTAAGGGGTAGGTGACTCTTGTTATCCCAATGTGATTCAAGAGCCAACAAGCTTACCATATTGACAGTGCCATCTCCATCCCCATACACAATCTCAGGTGGCTTATCAAACTCGCCATCTTCGTAGAACAATGTCTCGGGAGTCTTAACCCCAGAGCCAATTATGCAAGTGATAGGCACTTGAGGCAGAGTCAAGTTGTTGACCAGGGGCAAAATACGCGATGTGTAAGGCAAAACTCCCTCAGGAAACCCGATATCCTTGAGGAATGACGGGATATCTCGAGCTGTGTATGCAGCATTTGGGGTACTAACAAGTGGTTCTTTGGTGGTAAATACTTTCGGAGAAGGCAAAAGCCACATGTCACTTTCAGAACTCCTTTGTTCTTCCCTTACTAGCAATGGATTTACTAAAGGCACTCCAAGTGCATTTCCGGAAGCAAAAGTAAACATTGCCTCAACTGTGCCTCCCCAAGGTGCGGACAATGCTATAAAGTGTTTGATGTACTTCTGGCTCCAGGATTTCGCGTTCCGGCAGAGTAGTTGAAGGACATATAACCCTCCTAAGCTATGGGAAAGAAGAATAACAGGTTTTCCTCCATTTGAATTGCTTGCACTTTCTATGAGTCCTTTCAGGTCATTGAGGTATTTGGAACCAACATGACTTGGATGACCTTCTGCAGCTAAACCGTAACGAAAATCATACGGTGCTCCAAACAGATTTTCGCCATCTCTGTAGCCTAGTTCTTGCAAAGTATTCACAAGTGGCTCCATATATGCTGTAATTTTCCTACGCGCAAACCATGTGAAGTACATGTTAAAAAAAGGTTATTACAAGGAAAAGAGAAGTCAATCAATCTACTActactgcaaaaaaaaaaaaaaaaaggaattcttGGATTATTGGTTGACACAGAATGCAAGACATATTATGGAGTTAAAATAAAGTTGGAACCATCGAATCTCATACTAGTAAATTTGGGAATGCAGAGCTAATAACAGCAAGGGTTGCCATTTAGTTACTGCCAAGATGAGACAATTACTATAATAATACTAGTATTTAATGGAGAACAGAGAAGTACATATATTCTTTATGTTCCTTTAAAAATGGTATCAGGCCAACGTCTGTGAACTTCAACTATTTCAGTTACTATTTGGTACCTATTATATTCTACTCGTATAGCTATTAGGTAATTTTAACTACCAAGACTTAACATTTCTTTTTTGTCTATATGTAAAAATGTCAACTCCGGTCTTCTATAATTTTTATTCACTTCATCGAGTGTTAGGTCACATCTCGAGGGTAGGACATCTATTGCCTATTGGTTTTCCAATCATAAGATAGCACCGATCATGtattaagaataattaagaactTGGCTCACATTAAGTGTTAGAAAATTGGTGAACCAAAAacagaataaaaataaaaataataataattaagcaTTTTCAACATTCAGAATAATAAATGACCAAGCACTCAATAAAttatcaagaaaaattcaaagtatAATGTAAGctcataaataaatataagtGGGAACTTACTTGAGATGGGGATCAAGATAAAGAAGGGACTTAGTGGAACCAAAGTGTGTAATCCTAGTATTGACACCAGGGGCATTATAATAATCATCTAAGTGAGTTTGATAGTAAAGTTTCATCCTCTGATTAAAGCACTTTGTGAAGGGTGCCAAAAGTACACTTGGGTCAAACCATATCCTAAACCAACCTTCACTATCTTTGTTTAATGGATACCATCTGTTGCACAACAAGCTTGTAGGCTTGTACTCCGAAGTCAGGCTTGCTTCTAACTGGTTCCCACCAGCTCCTGGTATCAAGATTAGAGGGTGGAGGTTAGTAGTTGCTTGACAAGTGTACAACATCATAGCCATCATGAATAATATTTTCATGGCTAACCACGTTAATGGACAACGAGGAACATGTCCATGGCCATTGTTTGTGATTGGGATAACAATATGGAGAAACTTGTTCCTTGTCTTTGTGGTAGATAATGCACTTACGTCCTTAGTCAactttttgcgcggattgtccttcaaacgcactggtatttaatttttgtccttcatatTTGTGCCTGTATTTTTCTTactttatttaatgaaaatattcagATCTTACATGAAAGATAATTTCTGTAATATTTTATCTTCGAAAACTGAATTTTTACCTCGTTCGACATAAATTCTATAGGAATTAGGTACTGCGGCATAAGTTTTGTgatatttttcagattatgttgagtgttgaaagttttaTCTTGTCCGACATAATTTGTGTGAATGATATGATACACATACCGAAGTTAAACATAAACTATGTCTTGCGAAATTTAAATTATGACGCGCTAAAAATGCTGAAGAgccaaaattaaagacaaccCCGATGATAGAGTATTTGTGCGAAACACCCTCTTTAGTTACATAATAATGGGTTTTTCGAGCTTTACATTAGTGGTGAATAGTAACAGAAACAATGAGCCCATTGGACCAAAGTCCCCAATTGACCCCGGGAAATTCGCAgaattgtccttcttttgggtggtctttaacttttgtccctcaaattagtggtctttaatttttgtccttcgcctaaaagTCATGGGTTTCAGGTTCGaatccccgctcagtcaaaatttttaaaaaattagcaAGCCAGAGTTTGAATTTCGCTCTGCCCCCTCCGGTTTGAATTTCGCTCTGCCCCCCTCCGACAGACTTTGC
Coding sequences within it:
- the LOC132034908 gene encoding lecithin-cholesterol acyltransferase-like 1 → MSNEDNPRKKLTKDVSALSTTKTRNKFLHIVIPITNNGHGHVPRCPLTWLAMKILFMMAMMLYTCQATTNLHPLILIPGAGGNQLEASLTSEYKPTSLLCNRWYPLNKDSEGWFRIWFDPSVLLAPFTKCFNQRMKLYYQTHLDDYYNAPGVNTRITHFGSTKSLLYLDPHLKKITAYMEPLVNTLQELGYRDGENLFGAPYDFRYGLAAEGHPSHVGSKYLNDLKGLIESASNSNGGKPVILLSHSLGGLYVLQLLCRNAKSWSQKYIKHFIALSAPWGGTVEAMFTFASGNALGVPLVNPLLVREEQRSSESDMWLLPSPKVFTTKEPLVSTPNAAYTARDIPSFLKDIGFPEGVLPYTSRILPLVNNLTLPQVPITCIIGSGVKTPETLFYEDGEFDKPPEIVYGDGDGTVNMVSLLALESHWDNKSHLPLKVTKLLGVSHTGILKDEIALEKIVEEISCINSENATGISLVSKA